A window of Mucilaginibacter paludis DSM 18603 contains these coding sequences:
- a CDS encoding SDR family oxidoreductase, with protein sequence MLKDDALKGKTIIVTGGGTGLGRAMSTYFLKLGANVVITSRKLDVLQKTATEMEAETGGKVLAVACDVRNYDEVEAMLKQSIEAFGQVNVLLNNAAGNFISPTERLSANAFSTVIDIVLKGSANCSLALGKYWIDQKIAGTILNIITTYAFTGSAYVVPSACAKGGVLAMTRSLAVEWGRHGIRTNAIAPGPFPTKGAWERLLPGEMAQKFDFKNRVPLKRVGEHQELANLAAFLVSDFSGYINGEVITIDGGEWLQGAGQFSALEMVTDDMWDNIEKMTRSAKGS encoded by the coding sequence ATGTTAAAGGATGATGCACTAAAAGGAAAAACAATTATTGTTACTGGTGGTGGTACAGGCTTAGGCAGGGCCATGAGCACTTACTTTTTAAAGCTGGGCGCCAACGTAGTTATTACCAGCCGTAAATTGGATGTACTGCAAAAAACAGCTACCGAAATGGAAGCCGAAACCGGTGGCAAAGTGCTGGCAGTGGCCTGCGATGTACGCAATTACGACGAGGTGGAAGCGATGCTGAAGCAATCTATTGAAGCATTTGGCCAGGTTAACGTGCTGCTGAACAACGCGGCGGGTAATTTTATATCGCCTACGGAGCGGCTTTCCGCCAATGCTTTTTCAACCGTGATCGATATTGTTCTAAAAGGTTCGGCCAATTGTTCGCTGGCCCTGGGTAAATATTGGATAGATCAAAAAATAGCCGGTACCATTTTAAATATCATAACTACGTATGCCTTTACCGGCTCGGCTTACGTGGTGCCATCAGCTTGCGCCAAGGGTGGCGTATTGGCCATGACGCGCTCGTTAGCGGTAGAATGGGGCAGACATGGTATCCGTACCAATGCCATAGCCCCCGGCCCCTTCCCTACCAAAGGCGCATGGGAACGTTTACTGCCTGGCGAAATGGCGCAAAAATTTGATTTTAAAAACCGTGTGCCGCTAAAACGGGTAGGCGAGCACCAGGAACTGGCCAACCTGGCGGCATTCCTGGTGTCGGATTTTTCGGGATATATCAACGGCGAAGTGATTACTATTGATGGCGGCGAATGGTTACAGGGTGCAGGCCAGTTTAGCGCCCTTGAGATGGTGACCGACGATATGTGGGACAATATTGAAAAGATGACCCGCTCTGCCAAAGGAAGCTGA
- a CDS encoding enoyl-CoA hydratase/isomerase family protein translates to MNTLQVTIKDRMAVIALNRGKSNPMNAEMVKELHTLVHSIDNDDNIGGLIITGKENFFSAGLDLIELYDYNEEQSRIFWNDFLALQAKLVSFKKPMVAAISGHSPAGGCVIAISCDYRVMAQGKFIIGLNEIPVGIVVPDSIFKLYSFWLGERKAYQLLMEGKLLSVEEALQAGLIDEISNPESVISNAEKQIRKYMQLNLATWSQSKLNLRKDLIAAATGDQTEALNQMLKQWWAPETRKALQMIIQNLKAKSAGTSPS, encoded by the coding sequence ATGAACACATTACAGGTAACTATTAAAGATAGGATGGCCGTTATTGCGCTTAACCGGGGAAAATCAAACCCGATGAATGCCGAGATGGTTAAAGAACTGCATACGCTGGTTCATAGTATTGACAATGATGACAATATTGGCGGCTTGATTATCACCGGGAAGGAGAACTTTTTTTCGGCCGGGCTGGATTTGATTGAGCTGTATGATTATAATGAAGAGCAGAGCCGTATTTTCTGGAACGACTTTTTGGCCCTACAGGCCAAATTGGTTTCGTTTAAAAAACCGATGGTGGCGGCCATTAGCGGACATAGCCCGGCTGGTGGCTGCGTAATTGCGATTAGTTGTGATTACCGGGTGATGGCGCAGGGTAAATTTATTATTGGGCTGAATGAAATCCCGGTAGGTATCGTTGTTCCGGATAGTATTTTTAAACTGTACTCCTTTTGGTTAGGCGAGCGTAAGGCTTACCAATTACTTATGGAAGGCAAGTTATTATCAGTTGAAGAGGCCTTACAAGCCGGTTTAATCGACGAGATATCGAACCCGGAAAGTGTGATCAGCAATGCCGAAAAACAGATCAGGAAATACATGCAACTGAACCTGGCTACCTGGAGCCAAAGCAAACTGAATTTACGTAAGGATTTAATAGCCGCAGCCACGGGCGACCAAACCGAGGCTTTGAACCAAATGCTGAAACAATGGTGGGCACCCGAAACAAGAAAGGCCCTGCAAATGATTATTCAGAATTTAAAGGCTAAGAGCGCGGGCACAAGCCCCTCCTAA
- a CDS encoding thiamine phosphate synthase, producing the protein MKKYISRFHYLTQDLPNRSHAEQTLMACQAGVNWIQYRCLTKPDDEMIPEINEVASICDEWGATLILTDHYHLLNRVDAQGVHIEDFDADLVVIREVITDEKTLGASATNIERILALQQSGVVDYCGYGPFAHTDTKPNNFPLLGYKGYRELEKYPITIPVIAVGGILLADVEHLMKTPITGIAVSGAVNHSVDPKAMLKAFYQAV; encoded by the coding sequence ATGAAAAAATACATCTCCCGTTTCCACTACCTTACCCAGGACCTGCCTAACCGCAGCCATGCCGAGCAAACCCTGATGGCCTGCCAGGCTGGTGTTAACTGGATACAATACCGGTGCTTAACCAAACCGGACGACGAGATGATACCCGAAATTAATGAGGTAGCCAGCATTTGCGACGAATGGGGAGCTACGCTGATCTTAACGGATCATTATCATTTGCTAAACAGGGTAGATGCCCAAGGCGTACACATCGAAGATTTTGATGCCGATCTGGTAGTCATCAGGGAAGTTATTACCGACGAAAAAACATTAGGTGCTTCGGCTACCAACATCGAACGGATATTGGCCTTACAACAAAGCGGTGTTGTTGATTATTGTGGTTACGGCCCGTTTGCACATACCGATACCAAACCTAACAATTTCCCGCTGCTGGGCTATAAAGGTTATCGTGAGCTGGAAAAATATCCGATTACTATCCCGGTTATAGCTGTAGGCGGCATACTGTTAGCGGATGTTGAACATTTAATGAAAACCCCGATAACGGGTATAGCGGTATCCGGTGCCGTTAACCATTCGGTTGATCCGAAGGCCATGTTAAAGGCCTTTTATCAGGCGGTTTAG
- the pafA gene encoding alkaline phosphatase PafA, which translates to MKLKYLSAALITGLTLAASAQTKKSVTAPAATSIPRPKLVVGIVVDQMRWDYLYRFYDRYQNNGLKRMLNDGFTCDNTNLDYIPTVTAAGHTCIYTGSVPSIHGMAGNDFIIQATGKTMYCTEDTTVKTVGSTSRAGEMSPRNLLTSTVTDELRLATNFRSKVIGIALKDRGGILPAGHTANAAYWFDDATGNWITSTYYMNDLPAWVKKFNDEKLADKYLKQDWNTLYPINTYQQSTEDNSPKYEGKFPGMDAPTMPVKTSQMMSKGYGLIRSTPYGNSITLDMAKAAIENEHLGKNTVTDFLAVSLSSTDYVGHQFGVNAVETEDTYLRLDRDLGSFFTYLDNTVGKGNYTVFLTADHGAAHNPTFLTDHGVPAGVWPTTAIQKELNSILAKKYGIDNLVLSLMNYQVNLNNRVIADKKISEYAIKQDCIQFLQKQDGVEYVVDNQNAQAANVPEALKLRIINGYNAEHSGAIEIILKPGWFDGHGTTGTTHGTWNPYDTHIPLVFMGWGIPHGHTNASIHMTDIAPTIAALLHIQTPNGNIGLPILEIVK; encoded by the coding sequence ATGAAATTAAAATATCTCTCTGCAGCCCTTATCACGGGTTTAACTTTGGCCGCATCGGCACAAACAAAAAAATCAGTTACCGCGCCTGCGGCAACATCCATACCTCGCCCTAAACTGGTGGTGGGTATTGTGGTTGACCAAATGCGCTGGGATTACCTTTACCGGTTTTACGACCGTTACCAGAACAATGGTTTAAAGCGCATGCTGAACGATGGCTTTACATGCGATAATACCAACCTGGATTATATCCCAACCGTAACCGCTGCCGGGCATACTTGTATTTACACGGGTTCGGTTCCGTCTATACACGGCATGGCCGGGAATGACTTTATTATCCAGGCTACCGGCAAAACGATGTATTGCACCGAAGATACTACCGTTAAAACCGTGGGCAGCACATCAAGGGCGGGAGAAATGTCGCCACGCAATTTGCTTACCAGCACTGTTACCGATGAGTTGAGGCTGGCCACAAACTTCAGGTCGAAAGTAATCGGCATCGCGTTGAAAGACCGGGGAGGAATTTTGCCCGCCGGGCACACCGCCAACGCTGCTTATTGGTTTGATGATGCTACAGGCAACTGGATAACCAGCACCTATTATATGAATGACCTGCCAGCCTGGGTAAAGAAGTTTAACGATGAAAAACTGGCCGATAAATATTTAAAGCAGGATTGGAACACACTTTATCCTATCAACACCTATCAGCAAAGTACAGAAGATAACAGCCCCAAATACGAAGGTAAATTTCCGGGGATGGACGCGCCTACCATGCCCGTAAAAACATCGCAGATGATGAGCAAGGGTTATGGCTTAATCCGCAGTACTCCTTATGGTAACTCTATTACCCTGGACATGGCCAAAGCCGCTATTGAAAACGAGCATTTGGGCAAAAATACAGTGACCGACTTTTTAGCGGTGAGCTTATCCTCAACCGACTATGTTGGCCACCAGTTCGGCGTTAATGCGGTTGAAACGGAAGATACTTATTTGCGCCTCGACCGCGATCTGGGCAGCTTTTTTACCTACCTGGATAATACTGTAGGTAAAGGGAACTATACCGTGTTTTTAACTGCCGACCATGGTGCCGCCCATAACCCAACTTTTTTAACAGATCATGGTGTTCCGGCTGGTGTATGGCCAACTACAGCTATTCAAAAAGAATTGAATAGTATTTTAGCAAAAAAATACGGTATCGATAATTTGGTACTTAGCCTGATGAATTACCAGGTTAATTTAAACAACCGGGTAATAGCCGATAAAAAAATAAGCGAGTACGCTATTAAGCAAGATTGCATCCAATTTTTACAGAAGCAAGACGGTGTTGAATACGTAGTTGATAACCAGAACGCACAAGCCGCCAATGTACCCGAAGCCTTAAAATTGCGTATTATAAACGGCTATAACGCCGAGCACAGCGGCGCAATTGAAATTATTTTAAAACCAGGCTGGTTTGACGGACACGGCACCACCGGCACCACGCACGGCACCTGGAACCCTTACGATACACACATCCCGCTGGTATTTATGGGCTGGGGGATTCCGCATGGCCATACCAACGCCTCAATCCACATGACGGACATAGCGCCTACCATAGCGGCTCTATTGCACATCCAAACCCCGAACGGTAATATTGGACTGCCGATATTGGAGATTGTAAAGTAA
- a CDS encoding acyl-CoA dehydrogenase family protein, with product MHITSHPSNILQQNWIDTIRGSADAAEQARQLLPEQLELIYQQRWFNIITPKEYGGLELDLNQEVRLIEALSWADGSLGWVATLCSGAAWFAGFLNPQLAVEIFADRTACLAGSGAPSGTAAISGDGYIINGTWKYASGALNTTHFTANCRIMQNGLPVLNPEGEQLIIPFVFKKDEVKVIPAWNYMGMVATGSHSFEVNQVWVPASRSFRIDPDFMMIHKPQYAYPFLQLAEATIAVNISGMAIHFIDLCKATFAAKRVNKNLTEAQDSELNEVFEQAVHQLNDTRNTFYEAVDRSWLNYADGDTANQAENLQSVSDTSRKLAKSARQVVNELYPYCGLEAAKPSSEINRVWRDIHTASQHAVLTFAS from the coding sequence ATGCATATCACATCACATCCTTCAAATATATTACAGCAAAACTGGATCGATACCATCCGCGGTTCTGCCGATGCTGCCGAGCAGGCCCGGCAATTATTACCGGAGCAATTAGAGCTCATTTACCAACAACGATGGTTCAACATCATCACACCTAAGGAATACGGAGGCCTGGAGCTTGATCTGAATCAGGAGGTACGGCTGATAGAAGCCTTAAGTTGGGCCGATGGAAGCCTGGGCTGGGTTGCTACCCTATGTAGCGGCGCCGCCTGGTTCGCGGGATTTTTAAACCCACAACTGGCCGTGGAAATATTTGCCGACCGTACCGCCTGTCTGGCCGGAAGCGGTGCCCCAAGCGGAACAGCCGCCATCAGCGGAGATGGCTACATCATTAACGGCACCTGGAAATATGCCAGCGGCGCTTTAAACACCACTCATTTTACCGCCAACTGCCGGATAATGCAAAACGGACTGCCTGTTTTAAACCCGGAAGGCGAACAACTGATTATCCCTTTTGTATTTAAAAAAGACGAGGTTAAAGTGATACCCGCCTGGAACTATATGGGCATGGTGGCAACAGGAAGCCATAGCTTTGAAGTTAACCAGGTTTGGGTACCGGCCAGCCGCAGTTTCAGGATCGATCCGGATTTTATGATGATCCACAAGCCGCAGTATGCTTATCCTTTTTTGCAATTGGCTGAGGCCACCATCGCGGTTAATATTTCGGGGATGGCCATTCATTTTATTGATCTTTGTAAAGCCACATTTGCCGCCAAGCGGGTTAACAAAAACTTAACAGAGGCACAGGATAGCGAATTGAACGAGGTATTTGAACAGGCTGTACATCAACTGAACGATACCCGGAACACCTTTTATGAAGCGGTTGACAGGTCGTGGCTAAATTATGCCGATGGCGATACGGCCAACCAGGCCGAAAATTTACAAAGTGTAAGTGATACAAGCCGCAAGCTGGCCAAAAGTGCCCGCCAGGTAGTTAATGAGCTGTATCCTTACTGCGGCCTGGAGGCAGCTAAGCCCTCATCCGAGATAAACCGGGTTTGGCGCGATATCCATACCGCCAGCCAGCATGCGGTACTAACCTTTGCGAGTTAA
- the pnuC gene encoding nicotinamide riboside transporter PnuC, which yields MHWHDWYNLFIEQMKHTSLIEWLAVAFGVAEVLLARVNNIWLYPMGILGTVLGIYLLLDVQLYAESLLNVYYLVMSFYGWYLWVRKSDKPPVKISYSTAREWVVTMVIIIVGGVFLYYVLKTYTPSNVPALDAFVAATGWAGMWLLAKRKIENWVILNISNIVAIPLLFYKKLPMLAALTAFLFIVAIWGFFDWRKIYNKEKSPATY from the coding sequence ATGCACTGGCACGATTGGTACAACCTGTTTATAGAACAGATGAAGCACACCAGCCTGATTGAATGGCTGGCTGTAGCTTTTGGCGTTGCCGAAGTTTTACTGGCCAGGGTAAATAATATTTGGCTTTACCCAATGGGCATTCTGGGTACGGTGCTTGGCATTTACCTGCTGCTGGATGTTCAGCTCTATGCCGAATCGTTGTTGAATGTTTATTACCTGGTGATGAGCTTTTACGGCTGGTATCTGTGGGTGAGAAAGAGCGATAAGCCCCCGGTTAAAATCAGTTACTCCACAGCCCGGGAGTGGGTGGTTACCATGGTGATCATCATTGTGGGTGGCGTGTTTTTATACTACGTATTAAAAACGTATACCCCATCAAACGTACCCGCGCTGGATGCTTTTGTAGCCGCAACCGGATGGGCGGGCATGTGGCTGCTGGCAAAACGAAAAATCGAGAACTGGGTTATCTTAAATATATCAAACATAGTGGCCATCCCATTATTGTTTTACAAAAAGCTCCCCATGCTTGCCGCGCTTACCGCGTTTTTATTTATTGTGGCGATATGGGGCTTTTTTGACTGGCGGAAGATTTATAACAAAGAGAAATCGCCGGCAACATATTGA
- a CDS encoding TonB-dependent receptor has protein sequence MLPFVAAAQFSVSGKITDQRTGETLPGATVSIENTYLNTLADSKGNYRIKNIKAGSYTIKVTYIGYQLAQASISVSGNQDRDFQLTKSNMITDEVTVSATRASNNAPTTFTNLSKKDLQKNNFGQDLPFLLNQTPSAVVTSDAGTGIGYTGIRIRGSDGTRTNITLNGIPLNDAEDQGAYFVDLPDLASSVDNIQIQRGVGTSTNGAGAFGASINIQTTTRRDSAYAEINNSAGSYGTLKNTLSLGTGLIDGKFTFDGRLSRIKSDGYIDRASSDLKSYFFSGAYYGKNTLIRANVFSGYEKTYQAWDGVPQDILNAGNRTYNELGLMPDGSYYYNQTDNYTQNYAQLLVDQKITDNLSFSGALHYTKGFGYYEEYKMDQSVADYDLTPVTVGGTTINTTDLVRRLWLDNDFYGLTYSLNYHPKKEFNLILGGAYNEYKGRHYDNIEWTQQTTTATPNYEYSRNDAKKTDFNIFGKVNYTVDDFTLFADLQYRHLGYSFLGFDRNLNNVQQQVSLDFFNPKVGITYQLNTASNVYASIAVANHEPNRQDYINSTPDSRPKPENLKDLEVGYRIRESDFTAGINGFYMLYKNQLVLTGQLNDVGEATRQNVDDSYRAGLEFDGKLRITKWFNWAATAALSTNKVKNFTQYLVNHYDPNDYDKTNIVSIQYNGKTDIAFSPSFVGSSELSFIPVKGGEIAFISKYVGKQYLDNTSNGAFIGYAAGDANPNRSLNSYFINSMRLSYNFKVKSVKNIGVALLVNNIFSKKYEANGATYPEIDAGTVYNYNYYYPQAPRNFLASLSLAF, from the coding sequence ATGCTGCCTTTTGTGGCGGCGGCCCAGTTTTCCGTATCCGGAAAGATTACCGACCAGCGTACAGGCGAAACCTTGCCCGGCGCTACCGTAAGTATCGAAAATACTTACTTAAACACCCTTGCCGATAGTAAAGGCAATTACCGCATTAAAAATATTAAAGCAGGCAGCTATACCATTAAGGTAACTTACATTGGTTACCAACTGGCTCAAGCCTCCATCAGCGTAAGCGGCAACCAGGATCGCGATTTTCAATTAACTAAAAGCAACATGATTACCGACGAGGTAACGGTGAGCGCCACACGTGCATCCAACAATGCCCCTACCACCTTTACCAACCTGAGCAAGAAGGATCTGCAGAAAAATAATTTCGGACAGGATCTGCCCTTTTTGCTTAATCAAACACCATCGGCTGTAGTTACCTCCGATGCCGGTACAGGGATTGGCTATACCGGGATCCGCATTCGCGGATCGGACGGTACGCGTACCAATATCACCCTGAATGGCATACCATTAAACGATGCTGAAGATCAGGGCGCCTATTTTGTCGATCTGCCCGACCTGGCTTCCTCTGTTGATAACATCCAGATACAGCGCGGCGTAGGTACATCAACCAATGGCGCGGGAGCTTTTGGCGCCAGTATCAACATCCAAACTACCACACGCCGCGATAGCGCTTATGCCGAAATTAACAACTCCGCAGGCTCGTATGGTACGCTTAAAAATACGCTGAGCCTGGGTACAGGTTTGATAGATGGTAAGTTTACCTTTGACGGCCGCTTATCGCGCATCAAATCCGATGGATATATCGACCGCGCCTCGTCCGACCTCAAATCCTATTTTTTTAGCGGCGCTTATTACGGTAAAAATACACTGATCCGGGCTAACGTTTTCTCCGGTTACGAAAAAACCTACCAGGCCTGGGATGGTGTGCCGCAAGATATTTTGAATGCCGGTAACCGTACTTATAATGAGCTTGGCTTAATGCCTGATGGCAGTTACTATTACAACCAAACCGATAACTACACACAAAATTATGCGCAGCTACTGGTTGATCAAAAAATTACCGACAACCTATCGTTCAGCGGTGCCTTGCACTACACCAAAGGTTTTGGTTATTACGAGGAGTATAAAATGGACCAGAGTGTAGCCGACTATGACTTAACACCCGTAACCGTTGGTGGCACAACCATTAACACAACCGACCTGGTGCGCCGCCTTTGGTTAGATAACGATTTTTACGGCCTAACCTATTCTTTAAACTATCATCCTAAAAAGGAGTTTAACCTGATACTGGGCGGCGCTTATAACGAGTATAAGGGCAGGCACTATGATAACATTGAGTGGACACAGCAAACCACCACGGCAACTCCCAACTATGAATATTCGCGTAACGATGCTAAAAAAACCGACTTTAATATCTTCGGAAAAGTTAATTACACCGTAGACGACTTTACTTTATTTGCCGATTTGCAATACCGCCACCTGGGTTACTCGTTCTTGGGTTTCGACCGTAACCTGAACAACGTTCAGCAACAGGTGAGCCTCGATTTTTTTAACCCAAAGGTGGGTATCACTTACCAGCTTAATACCGCAAGTAATGTTTACGCCTCCATCGCGGTAGCTAATCACGAACCCAACAGGCAGGATTATATCAACTCCACGCCCGATAGCCGCCCTAAGCCCGAAAACTTGAAAGACCTGGAAGTTGGTTACCGCATCAGGGAGTCTGATTTTACGGCTGGCATTAATGGCTTTTACATGTTGTATAAAAACCAGCTGGTGCTAACCGGGCAGTTGAACGATGTTGGCGAAGCAACACGCCAGAATGTTGACGATAGCTACCGCGCCGGTTTGGAGTTTGATGGCAAGCTGCGTATTACCAAATGGTTTAACTGGGCAGCAACTGCGGCATTGAGCACCAATAAGGTTAAAAACTTTACCCAATACCTGGTTAATCACTACGATCCGAATGATTATGACAAAACCAATATCGTGAGTATTCAATACAATGGTAAAACCGACATCGCTTTTTCGCCATCGTTTGTTGGCTCGAGCGAGCTGTCGTTCATCCCGGTTAAGGGTGGCGAGATAGCCTTCATCAGCAAATATGTTGGTAAGCAATACCTGGACAATACCTCCAACGGGGCATTTATAGGATACGCCGCGGGCGACGCTAACCCGAACAGATCGTTAAACAGCTATTTCATCAACAGTATGCGTTTAAGCTATAACTTCAAGGTTAAATCTGTTAAAAACATAGGCGTAGCTCTATTGGTGAATAACATTTTCAGCAAAAAGTACGAAGCCAATGGCGCTACCTATCCTGAAATTGATGCCGGTACAGTGTATAACTACAACTACTATTATCCGCAGGCACCGCGTAACTTTTTGGCCTCACTTAGTTTAGCCTTTTAA